In one window of Bifidobacterium sp. WK041_4_12 DNA:
- a CDS encoding ABC transporter permease — protein sequence MTSVRYAFTVMRVVLRSMWRRAEGRFSLLVLGLWLLVSLVSMFWTPWSLWWTDGYHVWQKPSMLHILGTDGSGADMVSWLMAGSRTNLLICVLTIVVTAIFGLLLLAAMLVRATMLAQMSVVVIDALISLPTVLLALILAVPFGPSVAVIVAACGFGYGLNLARIARPQALLVARSGYVEAAMSNGARASRVFLGHVVPNIRPVLVVQLSMSAGTVILAESGLTYLGIGVQSGVPSWGHSLATSVSFINVYPLTVLWSGLIITCVVLALNLFGDALRDCADPLSNAELRSIRQDGGAGQSSGEQQSSSEQQSSSAVLGQGVTRGSGQ from the coding sequence ATGACATCAGTCAGATACGCATTCACGGTCATGCGCGTCGTGCTGCGATCCATGTGGCGTCGAGCTGAAGGCAGATTTTCCCTGCTTGTTCTCGGACTGTGGCTTCTCGTATCGCTTGTTTCGATGTTCTGGACGCCGTGGTCGCTCTGGTGGACCGATGGGTATCATGTCTGGCAGAAACCATCGATGCTTCATATACTGGGAACCGATGGCAGCGGTGCCGATATGGTCAGCTGGCTGATGGCAGGTTCTCGGACCAATTTGCTGATCTGCGTGCTTACCATAGTCGTTACGGCAATTTTCGGTCTGCTGCTTCTGGCTGCAATGCTTGTACGGGCTACGATGCTTGCGCAGATGTCGGTGGTGGTCATCGATGCGCTGATTTCCCTGCCGACGGTCTTGCTGGCCTTGATACTTGCCGTGCCGTTCGGCCCGAGCGTCGCGGTGATTGTGGCCGCTTGCGGATTCGGCTACGGCCTCAATCTGGCGCGCATAGCACGGCCTCAAGCGTTGCTTGTTGCACGATCCGGCTATGTTGAAGCTGCCATGTCGAACGGTGCCCGTGCGTCGAGAGTCTTTCTCGGGCATGTTGTGCCCAACATCAGGCCGGTATTGGTCGTGCAGCTTTCCATGTCGGCTGGAACGGTGATACTGGCGGAATCGGGATTGACCTATCTGGGTATCGGCGTACAGAGTGGCGTTCCGTCATGGGGTCATAGTCTGGCGACTTCCGTGTCCTTCATCAACGTGTATCCGCTCACCGTACTGTGGTCTGGGCTGATCATCACCTGCGTAGTGCTCGCATTGAACCTGTTCGGAGATGCCTTGCGCGATTGCGCTGACCCACTGAGCAACGCCGAACTGCGCAGTATACGACAGGACGGCGGTGCGGGGCAGAGCAGTGGTGAACAACAGAGTAGCAGTGAACAACAGAGCAGCAGTGCCGTCCTGGGCCAAGGAGTGACGAGGGGGAGCGGACAATGA
- a CDS encoding ABC transporter ATP-binding protein — translation MTERQHKAVHETEHEIHSRGDLASRQPVLEMNHVSKSYRARGMSLRLLNDVFHASSTGRRTDSLALHDVSLSLKAGECLAIIGESGSGKTTATRIMLGLLAPTAGSVLYQGKPAPMHSPAWNRLRHESSMIFQNPYSSLDPRWTVRQSLNEAVSLRFGRSLDPDSVEARSIQTLDTVGLDGRIMLDRYPIDLSGGQAQRVAIARAIIDEPEILLADEPMSAVDMTARVQILHTLQKIRALQGSSLSMMFVSHDIGMVQHIADRIVVLKHGRVVEQAPCDELLNHPQQPYTMELLKAASL, via the coding sequence ATGACTGAAAGACAGCATAAGGCTGTGCATGAAACTGAGCACGAAATTCACTCACGCGGCGACCTTGCCTCGCGTCAACCCGTTCTCGAAATGAATCATGTCAGTAAAAGCTATCGTGCTCGTGGCATGTCGCTCAGGCTGCTGAACGACGTGTTCCACGCATCCAGCACAGGCCGTCGGACCGATTCGCTCGCTCTTCACGACGTGTCACTGTCGCTGAAAGCCGGCGAATGCCTGGCAATCATTGGTGAGTCCGGCTCAGGGAAAACCACCGCCACACGCATCATGCTCGGGTTGCTCGCCCCGACTGCCGGTTCTGTGCTGTACCAGGGAAAGCCTGCACCGATGCATTCCCCAGCGTGGAACAGACTTCGTCACGAGTCTTCAATGATTTTCCAGAATCCGTATTCTTCACTGGATCCACGTTGGACGGTACGTCAGTCATTGAACGAGGCTGTATCGTTGCGATTCGGTCGGAGTCTGGACCCGGACTCAGTGGAAGCCCGCTCTATCCAGACCCTCGACACGGTTGGCTTGGATGGCCGCATCATGCTTGATCGTTACCCTATCGATCTTTCTGGCGGTCAGGCGCAGCGCGTGGCGATAGCCCGGGCCATCATCGATGAACCGGAGATACTGCTTGCCGATGAGCCCATGAGTGCGGTCGATATGACCGCACGCGTGCAGATCCTTCATACCTTGCAGAAGATACGGGCACTTCAAGGCTCGTCGCTGAGCATGATGTTCGTCTCGCATGACATTGGCATGGTGCAGCATATCGCTGATCGCATAGTGGTACTCAAGCATGGTCGTGTTGTTGAGCAGGCTCCCTGCGACGAATTGCTGAACCATCCGCAGCAGCCATACACGATGGAACTCTTGAAGGCCGCGTCCCTCTGA
- a CDS encoding ABC transporter ATP-binding protein has protein sequence MSTSMNARTGSLAQSQEQSQPQSPTQALAIGNLDVTIGDHPILTQVSLDIGVGARVGLIGASGSGKSMLSRSILGLLPSHAHASGSIRLFGHELIGASDRELADMRGRTVSMIFQNPASALNPVMKIGRQIALPLQLHYHLPADERLRRVKAMLSKVGVPQSMLNAYPHQLSGGQQQRVAIASALITAPRLIIADEPTTALDSITQLHILDLLVDLVDQAGASLLFITHDFGVLTHVTSRCYVMDHGHIIEHGATSQMLENPVSPVTRQLAQSAEELKFATLHDRPTNEGDDDGRGRE, from the coding sequence ATGAGCACTTCGATGAATGCGCGGACTGGTTCACTCGCACAGTCACAAGAACAGTCACAGCCACAGTCACCAACACAGGCATTGGCAATCGGCAATCTTGATGTCACGATTGGCGACCATCCCATACTTACTCAAGTGTCGCTGGACATTGGGGTAGGCGCTCGCGTCGGGCTGATAGGCGCTTCAGGTTCGGGAAAATCGATGCTGTCCCGTTCGATTCTGGGCCTGCTGCCTTCCCACGCTCATGCGTCGGGTTCTATCAGACTCTTCGGCCATGAACTCATAGGTGCTTCTGACCGAGAGCTGGCTGACATGCGTGGACGCACCGTCAGCATGATCTTCCAAAATCCTGCTTCCGCATTGAACCCGGTGATGAAGATAGGCAGACAGATTGCCCTGCCTTTGCAGCTTCATTACCATCTTCCGGCAGACGAACGCCTCCGACGGGTCAAGGCCATGCTCAGCAAGGTAGGAGTGCCTCAGAGCATGCTCAATGCGTATCCTCACCAGCTCTCTGGAGGGCAACAACAGCGTGTGGCGATAGCCTCAGCGCTTATCACCGCTCCGCGTCTGATCATCGCGGATGAGCCGACCACGGCGTTGGACTCCATCACCCAGCTGCACATTCTCGATCTGCTTGTCGATCTGGTTGACCAAGCTGGCGCCTCCCTCCTCTTCATAACCCATGATTTCGGTGTTCTGACACATGTGACGAGTCGTTGCTATGTCATGGATCATGGACACATCATCGAGCATGGTGCGACTTCCCAGATGCTCGAAAACCCTGTCAGTCCGGTTACCAGACAATTGGCACAGTCGGCTGAGGAGCTCAAATTCGCAACGCTTCATGACCGTCCCACCAACGAAGGAGACGACGATGGAAGGGGACGAGAATGA